The proteins below are encoded in one region of Limnochorda pilosa:
- a CDS encoding glycosyltransferase family 2 protein: MNRLVYVRHVQGRGRRAVVTSGSVTENARESDRLTHSIVIPTVGRVEPLLECMASIARQRLVPEEVIVVPCRDAVGIKRALGSTKNPFALKVVESDGCNASLQKNLGAKHANCDIVHFLDDDVELDPAYVDEIDATFRLNRGVVGVGGKVIDAQARWPVVLRMIRRVFLLNHDNGRGDFLPSGFPAMPFDRRVDVPVRVRLLMGCASYRRNVLESFQYDEELGRTHLWEDLDLPATLSRNHLLLYQPNAVLVHHHAPGGRPDVSRYAYAYLYNHHYLVAKHGRRGVYFTVSFWWGHLGAWAAMVFRAMSGRVPLWPVVSSMFLAERDWLRRKRELMGRFDWV; the protein is encoded by the coding sequence GTGAATCGCCTCGTCTATGTGCGGCATGTGCAAGGAAGAGGGCGTCGTGCGGTGGTAACATCGGGATCTGTCACGGAGAATGCGCGCGAGAGTGATCGCCTAACACACTCCATAGTCATTCCGACTGTGGGGCGCGTGGAGCCGCTGCTTGAGTGTATGGCTTCTATAGCAAGGCAGCGCCTCGTGCCGGAAGAGGTAATAGTTGTGCCCTGTCGCGACGCGGTCGGGATCAAGCGCGCCCTTGGGTCTACGAAGAATCCCTTTGCATTGAAGGTCGTTGAGTCAGATGGCTGTAATGCTTCGCTGCAAAAGAATCTTGGAGCAAAGCATGCTAACTGCGATATCGTCCACTTCTTGGATGACGACGTTGAGTTGGACCCAGCATACGTCGATGAAATCGACGCTACGTTCCGTCTGAACCGCGGTGTCGTGGGAGTTGGGGGCAAGGTGATCGATGCTCAGGCTAGATGGCCTGTCGTGTTACGGATGATCCGCCGCGTGTTTCTCCTAAACCACGATAACGGCAGGGGTGATTTCCTCCCCTCAGGTTTTCCAGCGATGCCGTTTGATCGGCGCGTCGACGTCCCGGTTCGAGTTCGTCTCCTAATGGGATGCGCGTCGTACCGCCGGAACGTGCTCGAATCGTTTCAGTACGACGAAGAGTTGGGGCGCACGCACCTATGGGAAGACCTAGACCTTCCAGCGACACTTTCACGGAACCACCTGCTTCTTTATCAACCCAATGCGGTTCTGGTGCACCATCACGCTCCTGGGGGGCGCCCAGATGTCTCTCGTTACGCGTATGCGTACCTTTACAATCACCACTACCTTGTGGCGAAACATGGGCGCAGGGGAGTGTACTTCACGGTGAGCTTTTGGTGGGGCCACCTGGGAGCCTGGGCTGCGATGGTATTCAGGGCGATGAGTGGCCGTGTGCCGCTATGGCCAGTTGTGAGCTCGATGTTTCTCGCAGAACGCGACTGGCTCCGGCGGAAACGCGAGCTTA
- a CDS encoding glycosyltransferase family 4 protein — protein MTGLRRLALRLVDSVVTYGHLASQQVIGLGFDPARVVTGTNTVNTETLACLVHRRRGQLTTEGAVQETRFLYVGQFIERKGVRELLRIFTDASPSLGRLTLVGYGSLEAELRSMASHGDVNVRFAGSSRTLEELAEHYAQADVLVMPSLLEVWGLVVNEALAAGLYVLASKRAGATHDLIELAPTDVGRAFDPDDEVDFRRALTHATERVRAGLDRESITAWGKAHTPATYAAKIWEALALAREAHNARVSRAFQS, from the coding sequence ATGACCGGGCTTCGACGACTGGCGCTGCGCTTGGTCGATTCCGTTGTAACTTATGGTCATCTGGCGAGCCAACAGGTGATCGGCCTGGGATTTGACCCGGCTCGCGTTGTGACGGGAACAAACACCGTTAACACGGAGACGCTTGCTTGCCTAGTACACCGGAGGCGAGGCCAGCTCACAACCGAAGGTGCAGTACAGGAAACCCGATTTCTTTACGTGGGACAGTTTATCGAACGAAAAGGCGTGCGCGAACTATTGAGGATATTCACAGATGCTTCGCCCTCTCTCGGACGCCTGACTTTGGTGGGGTACGGGTCATTGGAGGCGGAGCTTCGTTCAATGGCTTCACATGGTGACGTGAATGTTCGCTTCGCGGGTTCTTCAAGGACTTTGGAAGAGCTTGCGGAGCACTATGCCCAGGCAGACGTTCTCGTGATGCCGTCGCTGCTCGAAGTGTGGGGGCTGGTTGTAAATGAGGCGTTGGCAGCGGGTCTGTACGTGTTGGCTTCCAAGCGAGCAGGCGCAACCCATGACCTCATTGAGCTGGCACCGACCGATGTTGGCAGGGCGTTCGATCCGGATGACGAGGTGGATTTTCGAAGGGCGCTCACTCATGCGACTGAGCGAGTCAGAGCTGGGCTCGACCGTGAGTCAATTACAGCATGGGGTAAGGCTCATACGCCTGCCACGTATGCAGCAAAGATCTGGGAGGCCCTGGCTCTGGCTCGGGAGGCCCACAATGCGCGAGTTTCAAGGGCGTTTCAAAGCTGA
- a CDS encoding O-antigen ligase family protein: MSWWIGMVIGLGPIINWIPIAPGLSAYSAAQLGTAVAVMIHALMHRRAPGVPVTSPILGVLLFACGYTVAAVFTGEVIGLTAAPTRVALAVGQVLIMILAIRSVRSWHATLAIVSGVALAAALSIITDAVGVTNVQGWLYEKHYSMSPGLLREPNFAAANLGFYLVMSLIGVLRSRLRSLRYLHGASGFASAVSIVLLGSRMGLIILILETILVYLGAPKLRRTITGMFIAGSIATLLIALTGSASGKIDTSALLARYGTLVRRAVSSPPRNSVEVTALKSIDYRIELQRRGVREFLEHPITGIGPDATTEYYAGFGDIPNLYAHNTLVELMLGSGLIGVGPFLFTVGTVFSSLARHRLRGRADVQRLLLVGLIGQVVALLFLSDVFNKVIWGFYIPLACANVSWYRVTQAPWRSPFYLGRLGCASKKPDASGGASDVF; this comes from the coding sequence ATGTCTTGGTGGATCGGCATGGTCATAGGGCTCGGCCCGATTATCAACTGGATACCTATAGCTCCGGGGCTGTCGGCGTACAGTGCTGCGCAGCTCGGCACGGCTGTTGCCGTCATGATACATGCTCTGATGCACCGGCGCGCCCCGGGGGTGCCAGTCACCTCACCTATTCTTGGGGTTCTCCTGTTCGCTTGTGGCTATACTGTAGCGGCTGTCTTCACAGGAGAAGTCATCGGCCTAACAGCTGCTCCTACACGTGTTGCGCTCGCCGTGGGACAGGTTCTGATTATGATCCTTGCGATCCGAAGCGTCAGATCTTGGCACGCTACGCTGGCTATCGTTTCAGGAGTCGCTCTGGCAGCTGCATTGAGCATCATCACTGACGCGGTTGGGGTGACAAATGTCCAGGGATGGTTGTACGAGAAGCACTACTCCATGTCGCCCGGACTGCTTCGCGAGCCCAATTTCGCCGCAGCTAATCTGGGCTTCTACTTGGTCATGTCCTTAATCGGCGTCCTCAGAAGCAGGTTGAGGAGTCTGCGCTATCTTCATGGGGCGTCAGGGTTCGCCTCTGCAGTAAGCATTGTTCTCTTGGGGTCAAGAATGGGTCTTATAATACTGATCCTGGAAACCATACTTGTATACTTAGGTGCGCCTAAGCTCCGTAGAACTATAACAGGGATGTTTATAGCAGGAAGCATTGCGACTCTTCTCATAGCGCTGACGGGGTCCGCAAGTGGCAAGATCGACACTTCGGCACTACTCGCACGATATGGAACACTGGTCAGACGCGCAGTAAGCTCGCCTCCGCGGAATTCTGTTGAAGTAACCGCGTTGAAGTCCATAGACTACAGGATTGAATTGCAGCGTCGTGGCGTACGCGAATTCCTAGAGCACCCCATAACTGGCATTGGGCCCGACGCTACTACGGAATACTACGCAGGATTTGGGGACATTCCTAATCTCTACGCGCACAACACTCTTGTTGAGTTGATGCTGGGCTCAGGTCTGATTGGCGTTGGCCCTTTCCTGTTCACCGTGGGTACCGTGTTTTCGTCCCTGGCGAGACATCGCCTCAGGGGTCGAGCTGATGTGCAGAGACTGTTATTGGTTGGCTTGATTGGTCAGGTGGTTGCGTTACTATTCTTGTCGGACGTGTTCAACAAGGTCATCTGGGGTTTCTATATCCCCCTGGCATGTGCCAATGTCTCTTGGTATAGAGTCACGCAGGCGCCCTGGAGGAGTCCGTTTTATCTGGGGAGACTGGGATGCGCGAGCAAGAAACCAGACGCAAGCGGCGGTGCTAGTGATGTGTTCTGA
- a CDS encoding glycosyltransferase family 2 protein — MRNLRRRKNVSLIVATRNRSEQLATLFASLRGQSHRQFSVIVVDQSDNLKASLTRRVCETYTSVFDIVYLRCDRTGLSVARNVGLARQQGDIVGFPDDDCWYDQWVLESVVRWFDDHPSYGFVQGAYTEPGLANPAFPNRPREITLWHPMAHSVGLFVRRAALERSNARFDESVGAGTLLPTSEELDLVLGLLEAGIKGRYDPKIIVNHRIKRGLGSEKQALAAIRARNYVYAKHVRAGAGQVVIQILARLLKYSARAAVSSRGRRELGAIIGGCGDAWHARGRIRVTSKAHQ, encoded by the coding sequence ATGCGTAACCTTCGCCGAAGGAAGAACGTGTCCCTGATTGTTGCGACGCGAAACCGTTCGGAGCAACTTGCAACGCTCTTTGCCTCGCTTAGGGGCCAGAGCCACCGCCAGTTTTCTGTGATCGTTGTTGACCAGAGCGACAACCTGAAGGCAAGTCTGACGCGGCGCGTTTGTGAAACATACACAAGCGTCTTCGATATTGTGTACCTCCGTTGTGATCGTACTGGACTCTCGGTCGCGCGAAATGTTGGGTTGGCACGGCAACAGGGTGACATAGTGGGCTTCCCGGACGACGACTGCTGGTATGATCAATGGGTACTGGAGTCTGTAGTTCGTTGGTTCGATGACCACCCATCATACGGTTTTGTGCAGGGGGCCTATACTGAGCCCGGCCTAGCCAACCCGGCGTTCCCGAACCGTCCTCGAGAGATCACGCTATGGCATCCAATGGCACATTCAGTGGGGCTCTTCGTGAGGCGGGCCGCATTGGAACGAAGCAACGCACGGTTTGACGAAAGCGTGGGAGCCGGTACGTTGCTCCCAACCAGTGAGGAGTTGGATCTGGTTCTGGGGCTTCTCGAAGCTGGGATCAAGGGTAGGTACGATCCGAAGATCATAGTGAACCATCGCATCAAGCGCGGACTAGGTTCTGAGAAACAAGCGCTGGCCGCCATACGTGCGCGCAACTATGTGTACGCCAAACATGTACGGGCAGGAGCCGGACAGGTAGTAATACAAATCCTAGCGAGACTGTTGAAGTACTCCGCGAGAGCAGCTGTGAGTTCTCGCGGCCGGAGAGAGCTCGGTGCGATTATCGGAGGATGCGGAGACGCATGGCATGCGCGCGGGCGCATCCGTGTGACGAGTAAGGCTCACCAGTAG
- a CDS encoding glycosyltransferase family 2 protein — protein sequence MMNSANGKPVADVSVVIPFYNGHQFMQRALDSVTRQTVLPRRVVVVDDGSQIPLQLVTSYQADGVEVVVIRHEQNRGIPAARNTGIRAAETEWIGFLDQDDEWARDKLERQMEYVRTRGRSGVAIFGSMLVAERGRVTPRPAVSRWLATNPSGMELAERLLRQGNFVPWGTMLVHRAVFESVGLLDESLRGGSDDYDFVLRAAVASQLVWGQTGQSAMLTRHEHEANYSRVDRFFADTTRISSKWLLSSDPKLRAAARQALGRQWFSLARYFHRTGEFQEAVQGYGRSLVLGSAVIKSKAVAGAVLAVAHVRR from the coding sequence ATGATGAACTCGGCTAATGGCAAGCCTGTTGCAGACGTATCGGTAGTGATCCCGTTCTATAACGGGCACCAGTTTATGCAGAGGGCTCTAGATTCGGTAACGCGACAGACGGTCCTGCCTAGGCGGGTTGTCGTCGTTGATGACGGGTCGCAGATACCGCTCCAATTGGTGACGTCATACCAAGCAGATGGCGTCGAGGTCGTCGTGATCCGCCATGAGCAAAACCGCGGGATACCTGCAGCCAGGAACACCGGGATCCGAGCCGCCGAGACGGAGTGGATTGGGTTCCTTGATCAGGATGACGAGTGGGCAAGGGATAAGCTCGAACGACAGATGGAATACGTCCGAACGCGCGGGCGTTCTGGCGTTGCGATCTTCGGGAGCATGCTCGTAGCTGAGCGTGGTCGAGTCACGCCTCGTCCGGCGGTTAGTCGGTGGCTCGCGACCAACCCAAGTGGCATGGAGCTAGCGGAACGCCTTTTGCGGCAAGGCAATTTCGTTCCATGGGGTACGATGCTCGTTCATCGCGCCGTGTTCGAGAGTGTGGGTCTGCTCGATGAGAGCTTACGTGGCGGATCAGATGACTATGACTTCGTTCTACGCGCAGCCGTGGCAAGCCAGCTCGTGTGGGGGCAGACGGGTCAGAGCGCGATGCTGACTAGGCACGAGCATGAAGCGAACTATAGTCGAGTGGACCGATTCTTCGCTGACACCACGCGTATCTCGTCGAAGTGGCTCCTTTCCAGTGACCCGAAGCTGCGCGCAGCTGCGAGGCAGGCCCTGGGTCGTCAGTGGTTCAGCCTTGCGCGTTACTTTCACCGCACGGGCGAGTTCCAGGAGGCAGTTCAGGGTTACGGAAGATCCTTGGTGTTGGGAAGCGCAGTCATCAAGAGCAAGGCGGTGGCAGGCGCAGTGCTTGCTGTCGCACACGTCCGTCGGTGA
- a CDS encoding glycosyltransferase family 4 protein yields the protein MPVGGYRVVYEYANHLIGRGHQVFVVHTRQRVIPGLKASTGLYRSLRRTAGTIRDRFVRPKVTWHTIDDRVKMIYAPDLTARHIPDGDAVVATAWWTADYVVNYPESKGTQFYLVQHYETWSGPKDRVDTTWRYPLRKIVIARWLYDLGLELGVPRAEMRHIPNGIDHQKYEVFKPIEARPNRVAMLFAHQEWKGAQDGITALELVKRDHPDVQAVLFGVSERPSGLPAWIEYRENPGQHELVGEIYNGSSIYLCPSWTEGWGLPSAEAMSCGCALVSTDNGGSRDYAEHDKTALLAPPRRPDLLAQRLRTLLEYPDLRMKLAREGNRRIRTFTWERATDVLEAWMQQARSQAKLEIDSVR from the coding sequence GTGCCGGTGGGGGGATACCGGGTTGTCTACGAGTATGCTAACCACCTCATTGGTCGTGGGCATCAGGTTTTCGTCGTGCACACAAGGCAGCGAGTCATCCCAGGACTGAAGGCCTCGACGGGACTCTACCGCTCGCTCCGCAGAACCGCCGGAACGATTCGAGATCGCTTCGTCCGCCCCAAGGTGACGTGGCACACAATCGATGACCGGGTAAAGATGATCTACGCGCCAGATCTCACTGCAAGGCACATTCCTGACGGCGACGCCGTGGTGGCCACCGCTTGGTGGACGGCCGACTACGTGGTCAACTACCCGGAGAGTAAGGGAACTCAGTTCTACCTCGTTCAACATTATGAAACTTGGAGCGGTCCCAAGGACCGGGTGGACACGACTTGGCGATACCCCCTACGCAAGATCGTGATCGCTCGGTGGCTGTACGACCTCGGGCTGGAGCTTGGGGTGCCTAGGGCGGAAATGCGTCATATACCCAACGGAATTGACCATCAAAAGTACGAAGTATTCAAACCCATCGAGGCCAGGCCGAATCGAGTCGCGATGCTGTTCGCACACCAGGAATGGAAAGGTGCTCAAGACGGGATCACGGCGCTTGAACTGGTGAAGCGCGACCATCCGGACGTCCAAGCCGTTCTCTTTGGAGTTTCGGAGCGGCCGAGCGGATTACCGGCGTGGATCGAGTACAGGGAGAATCCGGGTCAGCATGAACTCGTCGGCGAGATCTACAACGGTAGCTCCATCTACCTGTGCCCGAGTTGGACGGAGGGCTGGGGGCTGCCTTCTGCAGAGGCCATGTCGTGCGGGTGCGCACTCGTTTCGACTGACAACGGAGGCTCCCGTGACTACGCCGAGCACGATAAGACCGCGCTCCTGGCGCCACCTCGGAGGCCAGATCTGCTGGCGCAGCGATTGCGGACCCTCCTAGAGTATCCCGATCTGCGTATGAAGCTGGCGCGAGAAGGTAACCGACGGATTCGGACCTTCACATGGGAAAGAGCGACAGATGTGCTGGAAGCCTGGATGCAACAGGCACGGTCGCAGGCGAAGCTGGAGATCGATAGTGTCCGATAA
- a CDS encoding lipopolysaccharide biosynthesis protein, translating into MVSLDSTILTQKALRRFGVDAIGYLVAKLIPALTGFLSAFIFTRLFSPEDYGTYSLIVAIVTPATILVAEWGAQPLGRFFSEFHVTGHGEVYRTLLKRLAKSVLLVAVVVATIMLVYGRQAWGARASVAAALWLIVESLGHVLVPILPASLDAQSYRLYEVGRSVLKLSLSVLLVWAFQPAIDLLLWGSALGASIMTVPLLERVRAHVRLPRGEVERPSFALSQHEIRKQFGRFVGYGLPMMGWFFSSQLLAVGDRYVISIFLGSQAVGLYSATYNVVSGISGLLSGPVTFAAFPIIMRMWAEGQIVETRRVLSEMTVWYFLLGFGLIAGLALVGQDLAAMILGPSFRPGWVIALPVVTGMVFWNASILGHKSLELSEQTKLMLVAALAAATFNVAANLLVVPLYGIEAAAFTTLSSYALYAVVIWILSRRTAVPWDIPWKAVGVVLVVAVGSFGVTKILLIEGVWGAILKGSAFTVLHLGLSVAYLGHARRKPGPLRRNR; encoded by the coding sequence ATGGTGAGCCTCGATTCTACCATCTTGACGCAGAAAGCTCTACGACGCTTTGGTGTTGATGCCATCGGATACCTCGTGGCGAAACTCATCCCTGCGCTTACGGGATTCCTATCGGCGTTCATATTCACCAGGCTGTTTTCACCTGAAGACTATGGTACGTACAGCCTAATCGTTGCTATCGTGACACCTGCAACGATCCTGGTAGCCGAGTGGGGTGCTCAACCGCTGGGCCGCTTCTTCAGTGAGTTCCATGTCACGGGACACGGTGAGGTTTACCGCACCCTGCTCAAACGTCTGGCTAAATCGGTGCTGCTCGTTGCCGTTGTGGTAGCGACTATCATGCTTGTGTACGGGCGACAGGCATGGGGCGCCCGGGCGTCTGTTGCTGCAGCATTGTGGCTGATTGTCGAATCGCTAGGGCACGTCCTAGTTCCGATCCTGCCGGCCAGCTTGGATGCACAGTCGTATCGACTGTATGAGGTCGGTCGCTCCGTCCTCAAACTCTCCCTAAGTGTCCTGTTGGTCTGGGCCTTTCAACCAGCTATTGACCTACTCCTCTGGGGATCTGCGCTTGGCGCTTCGATCATGACAGTACCCCTCCTTGAGAGGGTCCGAGCGCACGTGAGGCTTCCCAGAGGCGAAGTGGAACGGCCTTCTTTCGCGCTTAGCCAGCACGAGATCCGAAAGCAGTTTGGGCGGTTCGTAGGATATGGGCTTCCCATGATGGGTTGGTTCTTCAGCTCCCAACTGCTAGCTGTTGGCGACCGATACGTGATCAGTATCTTCTTGGGCAGTCAAGCAGTAGGACTGTATTCGGCGACATACAACGTCGTATCGGGCATCTCGGGATTGTTATCAGGGCCCGTTACCTTCGCGGCCTTCCCCATTATCATGCGCATGTGGGCAGAGGGTCAGATCGTTGAAACGAGACGCGTGCTTTCGGAAATGACGGTGTGGTACTTCTTGCTTGGATTCGGTCTTATCGCCGGGCTGGCTCTTGTCGGGCAAGACCTGGCGGCAATGATTCTCGGGCCGAGTTTTCGCCCAGGGTGGGTCATCGCTTTACCCGTGGTGACGGGCATGGTGTTCTGGAATGCGTCCATTCTGGGGCACAAGTCACTCGAACTGAGCGAGCAGACGAAGCTCATGCTCGTCGCTGCGTTGGCAGCAGCCACCTTTAACGTTGCTGCGAACCTGTTGGTCGTGCCCTTGTACGGTATCGAGGCCGCAGCCTTTACTACCCTCTCGAGCTACGCCCTCTACGCAGTAGTCATCTGGATTCTGTCCAGACGCACTGCCGTTCCCTGGGACATTCCATGGAAGGCTGTTGGCGTGGTTCTTGTCGTTGCCGTGGGGAGCTTTGGAGTCACTAAGATCCTACTGATCGAAGGAGTGTGGGGAGCCATACTCAAAGGTTCAGCATTCACGGTGCTGCATCTTGGCCTCTCCGTCGCATATCTAGGCCATGCTCGACGCAAGCCAGGACCGCTGAGGCGGAACAGATAG
- the cysC gene encoding adenylyl-sulfate kinase → MQRGVTVWFTGLSGAGKTTVAKWVEAILKERGALVERLDGDVVRQSLTRDLGFSKEDRDKNIEGVTFVTKLLTRNGVVCLSSFISPYRVVREASRREIGEFLEVFVTAPMKTLLERDVKGLYKKAMAGEIQNFTGVNDPYELPENPDPVLHTDRGSVEACAGQVIRLLERRGYLEAAGDGPAVEAGIVSLLAAGRDGVPEAASATLATGDGHAPGGDGGRHPTLGPIEPHGGTEARERAIARAQALVQVELDERELADLEMIGIGALSPLNGSMRKLDYELVVESMRLADGLLWPLPVTLAVTQEQADQIAEGQVYTVPAHERIPS, encoded by the coding sequence GTGCAGCGGGGCGTGACCGTCTGGTTCACGGGGCTTTCGGGGGCGGGGAAGACCACCGTCGCAAAGTGGGTGGAGGCGATCCTGAAGGAGAGAGGCGCTCTCGTCGAGCGGCTCGACGGCGACGTGGTCCGCCAGAGCCTCACCCGAGACCTGGGCTTCTCCAAGGAGGACCGGGACAAGAACATCGAGGGGGTCACCTTCGTGACCAAGCTCCTCACCCGGAACGGAGTCGTCTGTCTCTCCTCCTTCATCTCCCCCTACCGGGTCGTCCGGGAGGCCAGCCGGCGGGAGATCGGCGAGTTCCTGGAGGTCTTCGTGACCGCCCCCATGAAGACGCTCCTCGAGCGCGACGTGAAGGGCCTCTACAAGAAGGCCATGGCCGGCGAGATTCAGAACTTCACGGGCGTCAACGACCCCTACGAGCTCCCCGAGAACCCCGACCCGGTGCTCCACACCGACCGCGGTAGCGTCGAAGCCTGCGCAGGCCAGGTGATCCGCCTCCTGGAGCGGCGGGGGTATCTGGAGGCCGCAGGCGACGGACCCGCGGTCGAGGCCGGCATCGTCTCCCTGCTGGCAGCTGGCCGAGACGGTGTTCCGGAGGCCGCCTCAGCGACCCTGGCCACCGGGGACGGTCACGCGCCAGGGGGTGACGGCGGCCGTCACCCCACCCTGGGGCCGATCGAGCCCCACGGGGGAACGGAGGCCCGGGAGCGGGCCATCGCCCGAGCCCAGGCGCTCGTGCAGGTGGAACTCGACGAGCGGGAGCTGGCCGACCTGGAGATGATCGGCATCGGCGCCCTGAGCCCTCTCAATGGCTCCATGCGGAAGCTGGACTACGAACTGGTGGTTGAGAGCATGCGCTTGGCTGATGGGCTCCTCTGGCCCCTCCCCGTCACCCTGGCCGTCACCCAGGAGCAGGCGGACCAAATCGCCGAAGGGCAGGTCTATACTGTACCAGCCCATGAGAGGATCCCGTCATGA
- a CDS encoding sulfite exporter TauE/SafE family protein, which yields MIHIVLLAFLCELVDSTLGMGYGTTLTPLLLLLGYSPLQVVPVVLLSDLVTGVAAAFFHHRLGNSDFRLGSQDLKVGLVFAGSGAVAAVAAIVLAVKVPEFWLTLYIGAMVTLIRVRILLMGNRQISFSWPRIIGIGLLAAFNKGLSGGGYGPLVTGGQLLSGQARNAVGITSLAEAAICLVAVVGYALSGAAPDLALAPYLLFGALLSTPVSAMIVRELPLREFRRFVGAATPSPWACSC from the coding sequence GTGATCCACATCGTCCTCCTGGCCTTCCTCTGCGAGCTGGTGGACTCCACCTTGGGCATGGGCTACGGGACCACCCTCACGCCGCTCCTGCTGCTCCTTGGGTACAGCCCCCTGCAGGTGGTGCCCGTGGTGCTCCTCTCGGATCTGGTGACGGGCGTGGCCGCCGCCTTCTTCCACCACCGGCTGGGCAACTCGGACTTCCGTCTCGGCTCCCAGGACCTGAAGGTGGGCCTGGTCTTCGCGGGCTCGGGGGCGGTGGCCGCGGTGGCCGCCATCGTCCTGGCGGTGAAGGTGCCCGAGTTCTGGCTCACGCTGTACATCGGCGCAATGGTCACCCTCATCAGGGTGCGGATCCTCTTGATGGGCAACCGCCAGATCTCCTTCTCGTGGCCCCGCATCATTGGTATCGGCCTCTTGGCCGCCTTCAACAAGGGTCTGAGCGGGGGCGGGTACGGGCCGCTGGTAACGGGCGGGCAGCTCCTTTCCGGCCAGGCCCGGAACGCGGTGGGGATCACCTCGCTGGCCGAGGCCGCCATCTGCCTGGTGGCGGTGGTGGGGTATGCCCTCAGCGGCGCCGCCCCCGACCTCGCCCTCGCCCCGTACCTCCTCTTCGGGGCGCTCCTCTCCACGCCCGTCTCGGCCATGATCGTGCGGGAGCTGCCTCTGAGGGAGTTCCGCCGCTTCGTGGGGGCGGCCACACCTTCGCCCTGGGCGTGCTCATGCTGA
- a CDS encoding SLC13 family permease, protein MDQTQTGVARWAAATFLGGLEVPPMLFVLLVALMTMGLSEMVSNVAAVATVLPLAYNWGAVLGVNPVLTTLVTALAGGLAFMFPMGTPPNAIAYSSGYYSIADSVRAGVLLSLMALGVFLLVALTYWPLAGIR, encoded by the coding sequence ATGGACCAGACCCAGACGGGGGTGGCCCGCTGGGCGGCGGCCACCTTCCTCGGGGGGCTGGAGGTTCCGCCCATGCTCTTCGTGCTCTTGGTGGCCCTGATGACCATGGGCCTCTCGGAGATGGTGAGCAACGTGGCGGCGGTGGCCACGGTGCTGCCCCTGGCCTACAACTGGGGGGCGGTGCTGGGGGTGAACCCGGTGCTCACCACCCTGGTGACCGCCCTGGCCGGGGGGCTCGCCTTCATGTTCCCCATGGGGACCCCGCCCAACGCCATCGCCTACTCCTCGGGCTACTACTCCATCGCCGACTCGGTGCGGGCCGGGGTCCTGCTGAGCCTGATGGCCTTAGGTGTCTTCCTCCTGGTGGCGCTCACCTACTGGCCGCTGGCGGGGATCCGGTGA
- a CDS encoding DUF433 domain-containing protein, translated as MDWRDRIVVDPTILVGKPVIKGTRIAVEFVIDLLANGWSENDILTNYPGLAPEDVRACLAYASEALREEHVYPIGR; from the coding sequence ATGGACTGGCGCGATAGGATCGTCGTCGACCCGACGATCCTGGTCGGGAAGCCCGTCATCAAGGGTACACGGATTGCCGTAGAGTTCGTCATCGACCTCCTCGCCAACGGTTGGAGCGAGAACGATATCCTTACCAACTACCCGGGCCTGGCACCCGAGGACGTGCGAGCTTGCCTGGCCTACGCGAGCGAGGCTCTGAGGGAAGAGCACGTTTACCCTATAGGGCGGTAG
- a CDS encoding DUF5615 family PIN-like protein, translating to MRFLADENFPASCVLALRNAGLDVAWVRTENPGDPVEA from the coding sequence ATGCGGTTCCTGGCGGACGAGAACTTTCCTGCCTCGTGCGTCTTGGCTCTTCGGAACGCCGGCCTCGACGTTGCATGGGTGCGAACCGAGAACCCCGGGGATCCGGTTGAAGCATGA